A part of Campylobacter sp. MIT 99-7217 genomic DNA contains:
- a CDS encoding NAD(P)H-dependent oxidoreductase: MKKLLAIFAHQDMSISRVNKARKEALKSLDSVLIHDLYEKYPDFKIDVAKEQELLIGHDKVLFCFPIHWYSYPVLLKKYFDDVFTKGFAYGPGGDKLHQKKFSVAISFGDKEQNFSKEGAVGFSVDEILSPFKALCYHSHIIYQPYFAAFGASYGLDEKGIEQNTKEFIEYVKNL; encoded by the coding sequence ATGAAAAAACTTTTAGCAATTTTTGCTCATCAAGATATGAGCATATCAAGGGTAAATAAGGCAAGAAAAGAGGCTTTAAAGAGCCTTGATAGCGTTTTGATACACGATCTTTATGAAAAATATCCAGACTTTAAAATCGATGTAGCCAAAGAACAAGAGCTTTTAATAGGACATGATAAGGTGCTTTTTTGCTTTCCTATTCATTGGTATAGCTATCCTGTGCTACTTAAAAAATACTTTGATGATGTTTTTACAAAGGGCTTTGCTTATGGACCTGGAGGGGATAAACTTCATCAAAAAAAATTCTCAGTTGCCATTTCTTTTGGAGATAAGGAGCAAAATTTTTCAAAAGAAGGTGCAGTTGGCTTTAGCGTAGATGAAATTCTAAGCCCCTTTAAGGCACTTTGCTATCATTCTCACATCATTTATCAGCCTTATTTTGCTGCTTTTGGGGCAAGTTATGGTCTAGATGAAAAGGGCATAGAGCAAAATACTAAAGAATTTATCGAGTATGTAAAAAATTTATGA
- a CDS encoding iron-sulfur cluster assembly scaffold protein has product MGKNNLIGGSIWDEYSQKVQDRMNAPRHMGEFTEDDAKKADAKLIVADFGAESCGDAVRLYWLVDEKTDTIKDAKFKSFGCGTAIASSDTMVDLCIGKKVDEAVKITNLDVEFAMRDNPETPAVPPQKMHCSVMAYDVIKQAAAQYKGISPEDFEDQIIVCECARVSLGTIKDVIRLNDLHTVEEITQYTKAGAFCKSCVKPGGHEKKDYYLVDILAETRAEMERERLKEMNKEDLAFEEMTMVKQLKAIESVLDAEVRAMLQSDGGDMEVIDIQKSAENIDVYIRYLGACSGCSSGSGATLYAIENILQEELSPRIRVMPV; this is encoded by the coding sequence ATGGGAAAAAATAATTTAATCGGTGGTTCTATCTGGGATGAATATTCTCAAAAGGTTCAAGACAGAATGAATGCTCCACGCCATATGGGTGAATTTACAGAAGATGATGCGAAAAAAGCCGATGCAAAACTTATCGTGGCTGATTTTGGAGCTGAAAGCTGTGGTGATGCTGTGAGGCTTTATTGGCTTGTGGATGAAAAAACAGACACCATTAAGGACGCTAAATTTAAAAGTTTTGGCTGTGGGACAGCCATAGCAAGTAGTGATACTATGGTTGATCTTTGCATAGGAAAAAAGGTCGATGAGGCTGTGAAAATCACAAATTTAGATGTTGAGTTTGCAATGAGGGATAATCCAGAAACTCCAGCCGTGCCACCTCAAAAAATGCATTGTTCTGTTATGGCTTATGATGTGATTAAACAAGCTGCAGCTCAGTATAAGGGGATTTCGCCTGAGGATTTTGAGGATCAAATTATTGTGTGCGAGTGTGCTAGAGTAAGCCTTGGCACGATTAAGGATGTGATTCGCTTAAATGATTTGCATACTGTAGAAGAAATCACACAATACACTAAAGCAGGGGCGTTTTGTAAATCCTGTGTGAAGCCTGGAGGGCATGAAAAGAAAGATTATTATCTTGTGGATATTTTAGCTGAAACAAGGGCTGAAATGGAAAGAGAAAGGCTTAAGGAAATGAATAAAGAGGACTTAGCTTTTGAAGAAATGACTATGGTAAAGCAGCTTAAAGCTATAGAAAGTGTTTTAGATGCTGAGGTTAGGGCTATGCTTCAAAGTGATGGTGGGGATATGGAAGTGATTGATATACAAAAATCAGCTGAAAATATCGATGTTTATATCCGTTATTTAGGAGCTTGTAGCGGCTGTTCTAGCGGAAGTGGGGCTACGCTTTATGCTATAGAAAATATTTTGCAAGAAGAGCTTAGTCCTAGAATTCGTGTTATGCCTGTGTGA
- a CDS encoding NAD(P)H-dependent oxidoreductase, with translation MKTALLINGSKKFSNDGTRLNATMQSVAKEWLENKGYKVLETIIDKGYDEEKEVQKWLDSELIIWQFPAWWMGEPWIMKEYIDKVFSAGFGKFSKSDGRHRDNPDINYGKGGLMQGKKVMFSMTWNAPLNAFINKNEFFEGKGIETVIFHLRKAHEYNGFSVLPTFMCNDVVKNPQISKYTEDYKAHLARVLG, from the coding sequence ATGAAAACAGCGTTACTGATCAATGGTTCAAAGAAATTTTCAAATGATGGCACAAGACTAAATGCCACCATGCAAAGCGTAGCCAAAGAATGGCTTGAAAATAAGGGCTATAAAGTGCTTGAAACCATTATAGATAAGGGTTATGATGAGGAAAAAGAGGTGCAAAAATGGCTTGATAGCGAGCTTATCATTTGGCAGTTTCCTGCGTGGTGGATGGGTGAGCCTTGGATCATGAAAGAATACATTGACAAGGTTTTTAGTGCTGGTTTTGGTAAATTTAGTAAAAGCGATGGACGCCACAGAGATAATCCTGATATAAACTACGGCAAAGGTGGGCTAATGCAGGGCAAAAAAGTAATGTTTAGCATGACTTGGAATGCTCCGCTAAATGCCTTTATTAATAAAAATGAGTTCTTTGAGGGTAAGGGTATAGAAACGGTCATTTTTCATCTTCGAAAAGCACACGAATACAATGGTTTTAGCGTTTTGCCAACTTTTATGTGTAATGATGTGGTTAAAAATCCTCAAATTTCAAAATACACAGAGGATTACAAGGCTCATTTAGCAAGGGTTTTGGGCTAA
- a CDS encoding DMT family transporter yields the protein MIYYIIALLMGVAIALQAPINSALGRSLQGSPLIAALISFTIGTILLAIIAYFNANLNINVFKALVHQSWWKFLGGILGAFFVFGTILLAPKIGLINMFLIILFGQLLMSVGLDHFGAFELNKRAISWEKILGLGIVFVGLLVFFSKELLKKA from the coding sequence ATGATATATTATATCATAGCCTTGCTTATGGGTGTAGCTATAGCCTTACAAGCTCCTATAAATTCAGCACTTGGAAGGTCTTTGCAAGGCTCTCCTCTTATCGCAGCCTTGATTTCTTTTACCATAGGAACAATTTTACTTGCTATCATAGCCTATTTTAACGCAAATTTAAATATAAATGTCTTTAAAGCCCTTGTTCATCAATCATGGTGGAAGTTTTTAGGTGGAATTTTAGGTGCATTTTTTGTCTTTGGAACTATCTTGCTTGCTCCCAAAATAGGGCTTATCAATATGTTTTTGATTATACTTTTTGGACAACTTTTAATGAGTGTGGGCTTAGATCATTTTGGGGCTTTTGAACTCAATAAAAGAGCCATTTCTTGGGAAAAAATACTAGGTCTTGGCATAGTCTTTGTGGGACTTTTGGTCTTTTTTTCAAAAGAACTTTTAAAAAAAGCTTAA
- a CDS encoding NAD(P)-dependent alcohol dehydrogenase, translating to MQENLEEAKAGKRISSFGWAVADKKAHFKAMKFSRHSVGANDILIEILFAGICHSDIHSARSEWSDGIYPMIPGHEIAGRVIAVGSKVSKFKVGDFAGVGCMVNSCGECEACKKSHEQFCENGKSVFTYNCTDYFHDNEPTYGGYSNNIVVSEKFAIKVPQNAPLDKVAPLLCAGITTYSPLKFSKVKKGSVVGVAGFGGLGMMALKYAVKMGAEVFVFARNEKRKEEALKMGAKALYTTDKLKEVKEKFDLIISTIPTAYNPSVYLDLLTYGGELSIVGLPPTEVMPKISLNSFVFKANKRVYGSLIGGIKETQEMLDFSLENEIYPETKIITADKIDEAYENLTNGGGGGFRYVIDIKKSL from the coding sequence ATGCAAGAAAATTTAGAAGAAGCAAAAGCAGGAAAGAGAATTTCTAGCTTTGGTTGGGCTGTTGCTGATAAAAAAGCTCATTTTAAAGCGATGAAATTTTCTCGCCATAGCGTTGGGGCAAATGATATTTTGATAGAAATTTTATTTGCTGGTATTTGTCATAGCGATATTCACTCAGCAAGAAGTGAATGGAGTGATGGAATTTATCCTATGATACCAGGACATGAAATCGCAGGACGCGTCATAGCCGTAGGTTCTAAGGTCAGTAAATTTAAGGTGGGGGATTTTGCTGGGGTTGGCTGCATGGTCAATTCATGTGGCGAATGTGAAGCATGCAAAAAAAGCCATGAACAATTTTGCGAAAATGGCAAGAGCGTTTTTACTTACAACTGCACTGATTATTTTCATGATAATGAACCAACCTACGGAGGATACAGCAACAACATAGTCGTGAGCGAAAAATTTGCGATAAAAGTTCCTCAAAATGCTCCACTTGATAAGGTAGCACCTTTGCTTTGTGCGGGCATTACGACTTATTCGCCTCTTAAATTTTCAAAGGTTAAAAAGGGTTCAGTTGTCGGCGTAGCTGGCTTTGGCGGACTTGGAATGATGGCTTTAAAATACGCTGTTAAAATGGGTGCTGAAGTTTTTGTCTTTGCTCGCAATGAAAAAAGAAAAGAAGAAGCTTTAAAAATGGGTGCAAAAGCTCTTTATACTACCGATAAGCTAAAAGAAGTGAAAGAAAAATTTGATCTCATCATCTCAACCATACCAACAGCTTATAATCCAAGCGTTTATCTTGATCTTTTGACATACGGCGGAGAACTCAGTATAGTAGGCTTGCCGCCAACAGAAGTCATGCCAAAAATCTCTTTAAATTCTTTTGTATTTAAGGCAAACAAAAGAGTGTATGGCTCTTTAATAGGAGGGATAAAAGAAACTCAAGAAATGCTTGATTTTTCTTTAGAAAATGAAATTTATCCAGAAACAAAGATCATTACAGCAGATAAAATCGATGAAGCCTATGAAAATCTTACAAATGGAGGAGGCGGAGGATTTCGCTATGTCATAGACATCAAAAAGTCTTTGTAG
- a CDS encoding ArsB/NhaD family transporter, producing MIFTIFILSLIAILLRPLNLGVWVYSSLGAFCVLLLGSFGLVEFTFEDLSKIFALVWDSSLALICLIVLCFCLEILGFFEYISHQILRVSRRNLELSSFRLCFFYLFLQPL from the coding sequence ATGATTTTTACCATTTTTATACTAAGCCTTATAGCAATCCTTTTAAGACCTTTAAATTTAGGCGTTTGGGTGTATTCAAGCTTGGGTGCATTTTGCGTTCTTTTGCTTGGAAGCTTTGGCTTGGTGGAATTTACTTTTGAGGATTTAAGCAAGATTTTTGCTTTGGTTTGGGATAGCTCTTTGGCTCTTATTTGCCTTATCGTGCTTTGTTTTTGTCTTGAAATTTTGGGCTTTTTTGAGTATATTTCTCATCAAATTTTGCGAGTTTCAAGGCGAAATTTAGAGCTTTCAAGCTTTAGGCTTTGCTTTTTTTATTTATTTTTACAGCCTTTGTGA
- a CDS encoding flagellar hook-basal body complex protein has protein sequence MTGSFYNGILGVKSQGFGIDVTSNNIANVNTPGFKYSSAEFRDIFYKRIGSHSSNPSQGGLGGTEAASKLIFSQGSFSDTGGEFDVALEGKGFFGVLGSDGNAYYTRNGAFLRDANGDLVDANGNYVLGTMNPNFQATTYSDRVAQLMGKNSGTNAYISSGFIVNNPSQSFSLGTATAQTKLSVPNNIYYAPEVTQNVSWSGNLKSDTRTEVVEIDLDPNDFTITRTADDKISISGQVGQDKVFSAKEGERVILNLVDANGVRASVEAYLDADLNFKTADLQLPGLDKDSLSINSSVLATQREVADKKIMEADVFNADGSRNILRYTLDRVLPQVDDIAVYTITAQMLDSDKNPIGNASTGEVRFNEAGALISNTLTSVANPNGGTINVNLGTPYDPNVIGSGFDGIYMSKTSTQDTINPKSDGFAEGFFSYYDIEKDGSLIATFSNGKTATVGKLALYNFINEQGLASAGNNLFSPTSNSGAASFLLRDGELVYTANFRSKRLEMSNADLSVELTNLIVMQKAYDASSKSITTSDQMIQKAINMKN, from the coding sequence ATGACAGGATCTTTTTATAATGGAATTTTAGGAGTAAAATCGCAAGGATTTGGGATAGATGTTACTTCAAACAATATTGCTAATGTTAATACTCCCGGTTTTAAATACTCTAGTGCTGAGTTTAGGGATATTTTTTATAAAAGGATAGGCTCACACTCAAGCAATCCTTCCCAAGGTGGATTAGGCGGTACTGAAGCTGCTAGCAAGCTTATCTTTTCTCAAGGTTCTTTTTCTGATACGGGTGGAGAATTTGATGTTGCTTTAGAGGGAAAGGGATTTTTTGGTGTTCTTGGGAGCGATGGAAATGCTTATTATACCAGAAATGGGGCTTTTTTAAGAGATGCTAATGGAGATTTGGTTGATGCAAATGGAAATTATGTTTTAGGCACGATGAATCCAAATTTTCAAGCTACCACTTATAGCGATAGAGTAGCCCAGCTTATGGGTAAAAATAGCGGAACAAACGCTTATATAAGCTCAGGTTTTATTGTAAATAATCCTTCTCAAAGTTTTTCTCTTGGCACGGCAACAGCACAAACAAAGCTTTCTGTTCCAAATAATATTTATTACGCTCCTGAAGTAACTCAAAATGTGAGTTGGAGTGGAAATTTAAAATCAGACACAAGAACTGAAGTCGTAGAAATTGATCTTGATCCAAATGATTTTACGATCACAAGAACTGCTGATGATAAGATAAGTATAAGTGGGCAGGTTGGACAGGATAAGGTTTTTTCGGCTAAAGAGGGCGAAAGGGTGATTTTAAATTTAGTTGATGCAAATGGTGTAAGAGCAAGTGTTGAGGCTTATTTGGACGCTGATTTAAATTTTAAAACAGCTGATTTACAACTTCCGGGGCTTGATAAGGATAGTTTGAGTATAAATTCTTCAGTTCTTGCAACACAAAGAGAGGTTGCAGATAAAAAGATCATGGAAGCTGATGTATTTAATGCTGATGGCTCAAGAAATATACTAAGATATACCTTAGATAGGGTTTTACCTCAGGTTGATGATATAGCTGTTTATACTATAACAGCACAAATGCTTGATAGTGATAAAAATCCTATAGGAAATGCTAGCACAGGAGAAGTAAGATTTAACGAAGCTGGAGCTTTGATCTCAAATACACTTACAAGTGTAGCCAATCCAAATGGAGGAACGATCAATGTCAATTTAGGCACGCCTTATGATCCAAATGTCATAGGTTCAGGCTTTGATGGAATTTACATGTCTAAAACAAGCACTCAAGATACTATAAATCCAAAATCAGACGGCTTTGCTGAGGGATTTTTTAGCTATTATGACATAGAAAAAGACGGCTCTTTAATCGCCACTTTTTCAAATGGCAAAACAGCGACGGTTGGAAAACTTGCACTTTATAATTTCATTAATGAACAAGGTTTAGCAAGTGCTGGAAACAATCTTTTCTCGCCTACTTCAAATAGCGGTGCGGCAAGTTTTCTTTTAAGAGACGGAGAACTTGTTTATACAGCAAATTTTAGAAGCAAAAGGCTTGAGATGTCAAATGCTGATTTAAGCGTAGAGCTTACAAATCTTATCGTCATGCAAAAAGCATACGATGCAAGCTCAAAAAGTATCACAACAAGCGATCAGATGATACAAAAAGCTATCAACATGAAAAATTAA
- a CDS encoding superoxide dismutase family protein gives MKIRSKILVSALVAACLSSSVIADEDNTKLYDPKSEANHLVIPMQMLGEKKNTPIGEVVAVQTEHGVVFYPNLKDIPAGIHGFHVHEKADCGKTKQGLGLKAGGHWDPDKTNAHSYPWSANGHKGDLPALYADAQGVANTPVLAPKIKTLDELKKHALMVHVGGDNFHDHPAALGGGGARFACGVIK, from the coding sequence ATGAAAATTAGATCAAAAATTTTAGTAAGTGCTTTAGTTGCTGCTTGCCTTTCATCTTCTGTTATCGCAGATGAAGACAATACAAAGCTTTATGATCCAAAAAGTGAAGCTAATCACCTAGTGATTCCTATGCAAATGTTGGGCGAAAAGAAAAATACTCCAATTGGCGAAGTTGTAGCTGTTCAAACAGAACACGGAGTAGTATTTTATCCTAATTTAAAAGATATTCCAGCAGGAATTCATGGTTTTCATGTTCATGAAAAAGCAGACTGCGGTAAGACTAAACAAGGTTTAGGATTAAAAGCAGGCGGACACTGGGATCCTGATAAAACTAACGCACATTCTTATCCTTGGAGTGCTAATGGTCATAAGGGAGATTTACCAGCTTTATATGCTGATGCACAAGGCGTTGCTAATACACCTGTTTTAGCACCTAAGATCAAGACTTTAGATGAGCTTAAAAAACACGCTTTAATGGTTCATGTAGGTGGAGACAACTTTCATGATCACCCAGCTGCTCTTGGCGGTGGCGGTGCAAGATTTGCTTGCGGCGTAATCAAATAA
- a CDS encoding NifS family cysteine desulfurase, with protein MKVYLDNNATTMLDPCAYELMLPFFKEHYGNPNSLHAFGSATHSALKEAMDKLYAGLNASDLDDIIITSCATESINWVFKSVYFDHILDKERNEVIISGVEHPAVSAAAMFLKQLGVKVIDLPVNSEGLSTAEDLKKVISDKTALVSVMWANNETGMIFPIKEMAEITHEFGALFHTDATQAVGKIKINLKDEGIDLASFSAHKFHGPKGVGGLFIKKGVKLTPLLHGGEHMGGRRSGTLNVPFIVAMGEALKIANSMLEFEDSHIRRLRDKLEDAILTLPDTTVVGNRQNRVPNTILASIKGVEGEAMLWDLNQNGIAASTGSACASEDLESNPIMEAIGAENDLAHTALRLSLSRFNTEAEIDYAIEQIKKATERLRSISSTYAYNPNQR; from the coding sequence ATGAAAGTGTATTTAGACAATAATGCAACCACTATGTTAGACCCCTGTGCTTATGAGCTAATGCTTCCTTTTTTTAAGGAGCATTATGGCAACCCAAACAGCCTTCACGCTTTTGGAAGTGCAACTCATTCTGCTTTAAAAGAAGCTATGGATAAGCTTTATGCTGGACTTAATGCTAGTGATTTGGATGATATTATTATCACTTCCTGTGCTACTGAAAGCATTAATTGGGTCTTTAAAAGCGTGTATTTTGACCATATTTTAGACAAAGAAAGAAATGAGGTTATTATCAGTGGGGTCGAACACCCTGCAGTGAGTGCTGCGGCTATGTTTTTAAAGCAGCTTGGCGTGAAAGTAATTGATTTGCCTGTAAATAGTGAGGGGCTAAGCACGGCTGAGGATTTAAAAAAAGTAATCAGTGATAAAACCGCTCTTGTGAGTGTAATGTGGGCAAATAATGAAACAGGTATGATTTTCCCTATCAAAGAAATGGCTGAGATAACCCACGAATTTGGGGCTTTATTTCATACAGACGCCACTCAAGCGGTGGGCAAGATAAAGATAAATTTAAAAGATGAGGGCATTGATTTAGCTTCTTTTTCAGCTCATAAATTTCACGGACCAAAGGGCGTTGGTGGGCTTTTCATCAAAAAAGGCGTAAAGCTTACTCCACTTTTGCACGGAGGTGAGCATATGGGAGGTCGCAGAAGTGGGACTTTAAATGTGCCTTTTATCGTGGCTATGGGCGAGGCTTTGAAGATTGCAAATTCTATGCTTGAATTTGAGGATAGCCATATTCGTCGTTTGCGTGATAAGCTTGAGGACGCTATTTTAACTTTGCCTGATACGACAGTGGTTGGAAATAGGCAAAATAGAGTGCCAAATACGATTTTAGCAAGCATTAAAGGCGTCGAGGGAGAGGCTATGCTTTGGGATTTAAATCAAAACGGCATTGCGGCAAGTACGGGTTCAGCCTGTGCCAGCGAGGATTTAGAAAGTAATCCAATTATGGAAGCAATAGGGGCTGAAAATGACCTAGCTCACACAGCTTTGAGGCTTTCTTTGTCGCGTTTTAATACTGAAGCTGAGATTGATTATGCGATAGAGCAGATTAAAAAGGCGACCGAAAGGCTAAGAAGTATATCAAGCACTTATGCTTATAATCCAAATCAAAGATAA
- a CDS encoding flagellar basal body rod modification protein yields the protein MATTSQVTNTAATSSNQIVSNPGATLDKDAFLKLLLIELQHQDPTDPMDSDKMLTQTSQLSALEMQQNTNTTMQQMVETMSQLSTVMVSNANMALLGAIGKMAVVDESSIPLSSDVNDGASFRMYLPKASTEAGITLSVLDSNGKVIREIKLSGTQSAGSHDYSWDGKDNDGNFAGAGNYTIKTSYKDVDGGTSTSVFGAYPIESVKFIDGVANAKLAGKYVTFDKITEITDSNFSGALANNSQSSDKKEESTDKKTT from the coding sequence ATGGCAACAACTTCACAAGTAACAAACACAGCAGCGACAAGTTCAAACCAAATCGTAAGTAATCCGGGTGCAACTTTAGATAAAGATGCTTTCTTAAAGCTTCTTTTGATAGAGCTTCAGCACCAAGATCCAACTGATCCTATGGATAGTGATAAAATGCTTACGCAAACTTCACAGCTTTCAGCTCTTGAAATGCAACAAAACACAAATACAACTATGCAGCAAATGGTTGAAACCATGTCTCAGCTTTCAACAGTTATGGTTTCAAATGCAAACATGGCTTTGTTAGGAGCCATAGGAAAAATGGCTGTAGTTGATGAAAGTTCTATACCTTTATCATCTGATGTCAATGATGGAGCAAGCTTTAGAATGTATCTGCCAAAGGCAAGTACAGAAGCTGGGATTACGCTTAGTGTTTTAGATTCTAATGGTAAGGTAATCCGTGAGATCAAGCTTTCTGGAACGCAAAGTGCTGGAAGTCATGATTATTCTTGGGACGGAAAGGATAATGATGGAAATTTTGCCGGTGCTGGAAATTATACGATCAAAACGAGCTATAAAGATGTTGATGGTGGCACTTCGACGAGTGTATTTGGAGCTTATCCTATAGAATCTGTGAAATTTATAGATGGGGTAGCTAATGCCAAGCTTGCAGGAAAATATGTAACCTTTGATAAGATTACTGAAATTACAGATAGCAATTTTTCAGGTGCTTTAGCAAATAATTCACAAAGTAGTGATAAAAAGGAAGAAAGCACTGATAAAAAAACAACTTGA
- the typA gene encoding translational GTPase TypA, producing the protein MQNIRNIAVIAHVDHGKTTMVDELLKQSGTFSEREQISERVMDSNDIEKERGITILSKNTAINYKGTKINIIDTPGHADFGGEVERVLKMIDGVLLLVDAQEGVMPQTKFVVKKALNLGLKPIVVINKIDKPAADPERVINEIFDLFVALDANDEQLDFAIVYAAAKNGYAKLDLNDESKDMQPLFETILSRVPAPSGSNENPLQLQVFTLGYDNFVGKIGIARIFNGIVKKNQSVTLAKADGTKVNGRVSKLIGFMGLEKMDIEEAYSGDIVAVAGFEALDVGDSVVDPNNPQPLDPLHIEEPTLSIVFSVNDGPLAGTEGKHVTSNKIAERLEAEMKTNIAMKFEASGEGKFKVSGRGELQITILAENMRREGFEFCMGRPEVIVKNEGGTRTEPFEHLVIDVPDEFSGTVIEKLGKRKAEMKTMAPTGDGQTRLEFEIPARGLIGFRSQFLTDTKGEGVMNHSFLEFRPFSGAVEKRNNGALISMENGVALGYSLFNLQDRGVLFIEPQTKVYTGMIIGEHSRPNDLDVNPIKGKNLTNVRASGSDDAIKLVPPRKLSLERALEWIEEDELVEVTPVNVRVRKRYLDPTQRKRMEKSKS; encoded by the coding sequence TTGCAAAATATTAGAAATATAGCAGTTATCGCTCATGTTGATCATGGAAAAACCACTATGGTCGATGAACTTTTGAAACAATCAGGCACTTTTAGCGAACGCGAGCAAATTAGCGAACGCGTTATGGATAGCAACGATATCGAGAAAGAACGCGGTATCACCATACTTTCAAAAAACACCGCCATTAATTATAAAGGCACAAAAATCAATATCATCGATACTCCGGGACACGCTGATTTTGGTGGCGAGGTTGAACGGGTTTTAAAGATGATAGACGGGGTTTTGCTTCTTGTTGATGCACAAGAAGGCGTTATGCCACAAACTAAATTTGTGGTAAAAAAAGCCTTAAATTTAGGGCTTAAACCCATAGTCGTGATCAATAAGATAGACAAACCAGCAGCCGATCCTGAAAGAGTGATCAATGAAATTTTCGATCTTTTCGTAGCCTTAGATGCAAATGATGAACAACTTGACTTTGCTATCGTTTATGCAGCGGCTAAAAATGGCTATGCAAAGCTTGATTTAAACGATGAGAGCAAGGATATGCAACCCTTGTTTGAGACAATTTTAAGCCGTGTTCCTGCTCCAAGTGGAAGTAACGAAAATCCTTTGCAACTTCAAGTTTTCACGCTTGGTTATGATAATTTCGTGGGTAAAATAGGTATCGCAAGAATTTTTAACGGCATAGTGAAAAAAAATCAAAGCGTAACCTTGGCTAAGGCTGACGGCACTAAGGTAAATGGACGGGTTTCAAAGCTTATCGGCTTTATGGGCTTGGAAAAAATGGACATTGAGGAAGCTTATAGCGGGGATATCGTTGCAGTTGCTGGCTTTGAAGCCTTAGATGTTGGCGATAGCGTGGTTGATCCGAACAATCCTCAGCCTCTTGATCCTCTTCACATAGAAGAGCCGACCCTAAGCATAGTTTTTAGCGTTAATGATGGTCCTTTGGCTGGAACAGAGGGCAAGCATGTAACTTCAAACAAAATCGCCGAACGCTTGGAAGCTGAGATGAAAACAAATATCGCGATGAAATTTGAAGCCAGTGGCGAGGGTAAATTTAAGGTCAGCGGAAGAGGGGAATTGCAAATCACCATTTTAGCTGAAAATATGCGTCGTGAGGGCTTTGAGTTTTGCATGGGGCGTCCTGAGGTTATCGTTAAAAACGAGGGAGGCACTAGAACTGAGCCTTTTGAGCATTTGGTTATCGATGTGCCTGATGAATTTAGCGGAACAGTCATCGAAAAGCTTGGAAAAAGAAAGGCTGAGATGAAAACTATGGCTCCAACAGGAGATGGGCAAACTAGGCTTGAATTTGAGATACCGGCTCGTGGGCTTATCGGCTTTCGCTCGCAGTTTTTAACCGATACTAAGGGCGAGGGCGTGATGAATCACAGCTTTTTAGAATTTCGTCCTTTTAGTGGAGCAGTAGAAAAGCGAAATAATGGTGCTTTGATCAGCATGGAAAATGGCGTGGCACTTGGGTATTCGCTTTTTAATCTTCAAGATAGAGGTGTGCTTTTTATCGAGCCTCAAACTAAGGTTTATACAGGAATGATCATAGGCGAGCATAGCCGTCCAAATGATCTTGATGTAAATCCTATCAAGGGTAAAAATCTTACAAATGTTAGAGCTAGTGGAAGTGATGATGCTATCAAGCTTGTGCCACCTAGAAAACTGAGCCTTGAAAGAGCTTTGGAATGGATAGAAGAAGATGAGCTAGTCGAGGTTACGCCTGTAAATGTTCGCGTTCGCAAAAGATATCTTGATCCAACCCAAAGAAAAAGAATGGAAAAATCAAAATCTTGA
- a CDS encoding NAD(P)H-dependent oxidoreductase: protein MKTALLLNGSKVFDDSKAKLSATLQEVAKTELENRGYKIIQTHIDKGYNEDEEVQKWLDSELAIWQLPAWWMGEPWIVKKYIDTIFTTKGFEKFFISDGRHRDNPDINYGKGGLMQGKKVMLSVTWNAPLRAFTDKNEFFEGKGVEAVYFHFHKIHEFIGMTCLPTFMCNDVVKNPQISKYIEDYKTHLARVLD, encoded by the coding sequence ATGAAAACAGCATTACTTTTAAATGGATCTAAGGTTTTTGATGATAGCAAAGCAAAACTTAGTGCAACTCTTCAAGAAGTAGCAAAAACGGAACTTGAAAATAGAGGATACAAAATCATTCAAACCCATATAGATAAGGGTTATAATGAAGATGAGGAAGTGCAAAAATGGCTTGATAGCGAACTTGCGATATGGCAACTTCCTGCGTGGTGGATGGGTGAGCCTTGGATAGTCAAAAAATACATCGATACAATCTTCACAACAAAGGGCTTTGAGAAATTTTTTATAAGCGATGGTCGCCACAGGGATAATCCTGATATAAACTACGGCAAAGGTGGGCTAATGCAGGGCAAAAAAGTTATGCTTAGTGTTACTTGGAATGCCCCACTTCGTGCTTTTACTGATAAAAATGAATTTTTTGAGGGCAAGGGAGTTGAAGCGGTTTATTTTCACTTTCATAAAATACATGAGTTTATCGGTATGACTTGTTTGCCAACTTTTATGTGTAATGATGTGGTCAAAAATCCTCAAATTTCAAAATACATAGAGGATTACAAAACTCATTTAGCAAGGGTTTTAGACTAA